From Nitratidesulfovibrio vulgaris str. Hildenborough, a single genomic window includes:
- the recD2 gene encoding SF1B family DNA helicase RecD2, which translates to MQTGKTATTEEQTAEALEELEGTLERVIFHNAENGYTVFRFQPKGKGGDAVSVVGHMVDPQPGVGLLLRGGWVNNPKFGRQFRMETFESVLPATVEGIRHYLGSGLIKGVGETMAARIVARFGESTFSVLDDAPDRLIEVEGVGAKTLERIKTSWAEHRGIRDLIMFLQPHGVSTAYAVRIYRYYGTHALTVVRENPYRLAMDIHGIGFITADGVATKLGFSKDSPLRAEAGVLYMLGRLTEDGHVYFPFDGLVTHTGDKLDIRYDLVEDAIHSLEREERVVLEDLGEGVGVFLTRFHHYETKIAYYLRRVLASPKAVHFENPDAVVDKVLGKLDIALAPEQLEAVRTSTRSKVMVLTGGPGTGKTTIINAIIRVFAEVGARILLAAPTGRAAKRMSETSGRESRTIHRLLEFSPKEDGFARNEDNPLACGLLVVDEASMMDTMLMYHLLKAVPLGATLLFVGDVHQLPSVGPGNVLRDVIVSGVVPVVELREVFRQAAESEIICNAHRINQGEVPPLESSRDRLSDFYFIRQSDPAKVVEMILELVRDHIPRRFGLHPVDDIQVLTPMHKGLAGAGNLNLRLQEALNPQTLCVQRGERQFRLDDKVMQIRNNYEKDVYNGDIGRICCVNAKERELTVRYDERNVIYAWEELDEIVPAYAISVHKSQGSEYPAVVIPVLTQHYVLLQRNLIYTGVTRGKRLVVLVGESRALAMAVKNNRMQKRHTWLAHRLAQGLSTPGALL; encoded by the coding sequence ATGCAGACCGGAAAGACCGCCACCACGGAAGAGCAGACCGCCGAAGCCCTTGAAGAACTGGAGGGCACCCTCGAGCGCGTCATCTTCCACAATGCCGAGAACGGCTACACGGTGTTCCGCTTCCAGCCCAAGGGCAAGGGAGGCGATGCCGTCAGCGTGGTGGGGCACATGGTCGACCCGCAACCCGGCGTGGGCTTGCTGCTGCGTGGCGGGTGGGTGAACAACCCCAAGTTCGGTCGTCAGTTCCGCATGGAGACCTTCGAGAGTGTTCTGCCCGCCACCGTAGAGGGCATCCGCCACTATCTCGGGTCGGGGCTGATCAAGGGGGTGGGCGAGACCATGGCCGCGCGCATCGTCGCCCGGTTCGGCGAGTCGACCTTCAGCGTGCTGGACGATGCGCCCGACCGCCTCATCGAGGTCGAAGGCGTGGGGGCCAAGACGCTGGAACGCATCAAGACCAGCTGGGCCGAGCACCGGGGCATCCGCGACCTCATCATGTTCCTGCAACCGCATGGCGTGAGCACCGCCTATGCCGTCCGCATCTACAGGTACTACGGCACGCATGCGCTCACCGTGGTACGCGAGAATCCGTATCGCCTCGCCATGGACATCCACGGCATCGGCTTCATCACCGCCGACGGGGTGGCCACCAAACTCGGTTTTTCCAAGGACAGCCCCCTGCGCGCCGAGGCGGGGGTGCTGTACATGCTAGGTCGTCTGACGGAAGACGGGCATGTCTACTTTCCCTTCGACGGACTGGTGACGCATACGGGTGATAAACTCGACATCCGTTACGACCTTGTCGAGGACGCCATCCACTCGCTTGAGCGAGAGGAGAGGGTCGTGCTCGAAGACCTTGGCGAAGGCGTAGGGGTCTTCCTCACCCGTTTCCACCACTACGAGACGAAGATAGCCTACTACCTGCGGCGCGTACTGGCTTCGCCCAAGGCCGTGCACTTCGAGAATCCCGACGCCGTGGTGGACAAGGTACTGGGCAAGCTCGACATCGCCCTTGCGCCGGAACAGCTTGAGGCGGTGCGCACCAGCACCCGCAGCAAGGTCATGGTGCTCACCGGGGGGCCGGGTACGGGCAAGACCACCATCATCAACGCCATCATCCGCGTCTTCGCCGAGGTGGGGGCACGCATCCTGCTTGCCGCGCCCACCGGACGCGCCGCCAAGCGCATGTCCGAGACAAGCGGGCGCGAGTCGCGCACCATCCACCGCCTGCTGGAGTTCAGCCCCAAAGAGGATGGCTTCGCCCGTAACGAGGACAACCCCCTCGCCTGCGGGCTGCTGGTGGTGGACGAAGCCTCGATGATGGACACCATGCTCATGTACCACCTGCTGAAGGCCGTGCCGCTAGGGGCGACGCTGCTCTTCGTGGGTGATGTGCACCAGTTGCCGTCGGTGGGGCCGGGCAACGTGCTGCGCGATGTCATCGTCTCCGGCGTGGTGCCGGTGGTGGAATTGCGCGAGGTGTTCCGTCAGGCCGCCGAGAGCGAGATCATCTGCAACGCCCACCGCATCAATCAGGGCGAGGTGCCGCCTCTCGAATCATCGCGCGACAGGCTTTCCGACTTCTATTTCATCCGGCAGTCCGACCCCGCCAAGGTCGTGGAGATGATCCTCGAACTGGTGCGCGACCACATCCCCCGTCGCTTCGGGCTGCATCCCGTCGATGACATCCAGGTGCTCACGCCCATGCACAAGGGGCTTGCGGGTGCGGGCAACCTCAACCTGCGCCTGCAGGAGGCCCTCAACCCCCAGACCCTCTGCGTGCAGCGGGGCGAGCGTCAGTTCCGTCTCGACGACAAGGTCATGCAGATACGCAACAACTACGAGAAGGATGTCTATAACGGCGACATCGGGCGTATCTGCTGCGTCAACGCCAAGGAGCGCGAGCTCACCGTCCGCTACGATGAACGCAATGTCATCTATGCGTGGGAAGAGCTTGACGAGATTGTGCCCGCGTACGCCATCTCGGTACACAAGTCGCAGGGGTCGGAGTATCCTGCTGTGGTCATTCCGGTGCTCACGCAGCATTACGTCCTTCTGCAACGCAATCTCATCTACACCGGGGTCACGCGGGGCAAACGGCTTGTGGTGCTCGTCGGCGAATCGCGTGCGCTTGCCATGGCGGTGAAGAACAACCGGATGCAGAAGCGTCATACATGGCTGGCGCACAGGCTGGCGCAGGGGCTTTCCACCCCCGGCGCGCTCCTCTGA
- a CDS encoding NlpC/P60 family N-terminal domain-containing protein: protein MRRLFVLSFRLLSCLLLAILLAACGASRPATPPVTPPSREGHVADLDRFPQDLRVYAMKAGADRQLLPFTEQAAQDARWNRRFFAPWRMTRISVPVKDVAAPFGTDGRPRGYAENLLPWDVTRWGALASGAALDLYPSQAWKGIVVSNSALREVPTLRPMFTAPTRAGQGYPFDMFQRTAVWMGTPVFVGHATADRAWLYVETAFAAGWMPAADVARVDDAFMTRYESGSLAAILRDDTSLNGADGTHLATAHIGTVLPLSGASQVGRTVLVPVRAPEGHAVVVPVLLTSGEAAQKPVPLTPGNMAELGNRMMGQPYGWGGLYEDRDCSSTLRDLFTPFGLWLPRNSASQAKAGRYVDIAKLDADDKEARIVAEGVPFMTLLWLRGHITLYLGLHEGQAAMFHNMWGIRTHRGGVEGRYVLGRAVVTSTRPGLDVPGNDNADGLLGRMQGMSILPGGAQ from the coding sequence ATGAGACGTCTCTTCGTGCTTTCGTTCCGTCTGCTTTCCTGCCTGTTGCTGGCGATACTGCTTGCGGCCTGTGGTGCCTCCCGTCCTGCGACTCCGCCCGTCACTCCCCCCTCACGCGAAGGGCATGTGGCCGACCTCGACCGCTTCCCGCAGGACCTTCGTGTCTATGCCATGAAGGCGGGGGCGGACAGGCAGCTTCTGCCGTTCACTGAACAGGCCGCACAGGATGCCCGCTGGAACCGGCGCTTCTTCGCCCCGTGGCGCATGACGCGCATCTCCGTGCCGGTGAAGGATGTGGCCGCGCCGTTCGGGACGGACGGGCGTCCGAGAGGCTACGCCGAGAACCTGCTGCCGTGGGATGTGACCCGATGGGGGGCGCTGGCGTCCGGTGCCGCGCTAGACCTCTACCCCTCGCAGGCGTGGAAGGGCATCGTCGTCTCCAACAGCGCCCTGCGCGAGGTGCCCACGCTGCGTCCCATGTTCACGGCCCCCACCCGCGCCGGACAGGGATACCCCTTCGACATGTTCCAGCGTACCGCCGTATGGATGGGTACGCCCGTGTTCGTGGGGCACGCCACGGCGGACAGGGCATGGCTGTATGTCGAGACCGCGTTCGCTGCCGGGTGGATGCCCGCCGCGGATGTCGCCCGTGTGGATGATGCGTTCATGACCCGTTACGAATCGGGCAGTCTTGCCGCCATCCTGCGGGATGACACCAGCCTCAACGGTGCGGACGGCACCCACCTCGCCACCGCCCACATCGGTACCGTATTGCCGTTGTCTGGCGCTTCGCAGGTGGGGCGCACTGTGCTGGTGCCCGTGCGCGCACCCGAAGGGCACGCCGTGGTTGTGCCTGTGCTGCTCACCAGCGGAGAGGCGGCGCAGAAACCCGTGCCCCTCACACCGGGCAACATGGCTGAACTCGGCAACCGGATGATGGGCCAGCCCTACGGATGGGGCGGGCTGTACGAAGACCGCGACTGCTCATCCACCCTGCGTGACCTCTTCACCCCCTTCGGGCTGTGGCTGCCGCGCAACTCCGCATCGCAGGCCAAGGCCGGGCGCTACGTGGATATCGCGAAACTTGATGCCGACGACAAGGAAGCACGCATCGTGGCGGAGGGGGTTCCCTTCATGACGTTGCTGTGGCTTCGTGGGCACATCACGCTGTATCTCGGGCTGCATGAGGGACAGGCAGCCATGTTCCACAACATGTGGGGCATCCGTACCCATCGTGGCGGCGTCGAGGGTCGTTACGTCCTCGGGCGGGCCGTGGTCACCTCCACGCGGCCCGGACTCGATGTGCCGGGCAACGACAATGCGGATGGACTGCTTGGACGCATGCAGGGCATGAGCATCCTTCCCGGCGGGGCGCAATAG
- a CDS encoding MiaB/RimO family radical SAM methylthiotransferase, protein MKGATTSFHAATFGCKVNQYETQSLREAWLRRGFTEVDTPEGADVILVNTCAVTARAVSDVRRAIARLHRAAPAAGIVVTGCAAQVLREEFAGLPGVVAVVPQEAKATLAAYDPAAAIMPPVSTHAAHGDAATAQASSATSGDVVPAQASVFPDFRIEGFRRARPVVKVQDGCSHRCTYCIVPLTRGASRSREPGEVVAELRRLLDAGFREVMLSGVNLRLYGRDLSGAGDFWDLLQRVERELAPEWAGRARLRISSLEPGQLGVHALDVLGGSRLVCPQLHLSLQSGSPDVLRRMGRGHYSPAPLLDFLRDLGGTWPVFGLGADILMGFPGESEDAFAETLDFVRALPLTYAHVFPYSRRPGTVAASLPEHLPQEIRKARAAAVRDVVAQKRAVFAERLAGLPALSVVLDGAGARKGISEYYAECRVRRVPHGHDHRAVLTVRPVGVEAGCVVTEAV, encoded by the coding sequence ATGAAGGGCGCGACGACCTCGTTCCATGCCGCCACGTTCGGCTGCAAGGTCAACCAGTACGAGACGCAGTCGCTGCGAGAGGCGTGGCTGCGGCGTGGTTTCACCGAGGTGGACACCCCGGAGGGGGCTGACGTCATCCTCGTCAACACCTGTGCGGTCACGGCCCGTGCTGTAAGCGATGTGCGGCGTGCCATCGCCCGGCTGCACCGTGCGGCCCCGGCTGCGGGTATCGTGGTGACCGGATGCGCGGCGCAGGTGCTGCGCGAGGAATTCGCAGGACTGCCCGGCGTGGTGGCGGTGGTGCCGCAAGAGGCCAAGGCCACTCTCGCGGCGTACGACCCCGCAGCGGCCATCATGCCCCCCGTCTCGACGCATGCCGCTCACGGCGATGCCGCTACGGCGCAGGCGTCGAGTGCCACCTCTGGCGATGTCGTCCCTGCACAGGCGTCGGTCTTCCCGGACTTCCGCATCGAGGGCTTTCGCCGTGCCCGCCCCGTGGTCAAGGTGCAGGATGGCTGTTCGCACCGCTGCACCTATTGCATCGTTCCGCTCACGCGGGGGGCTTCACGCAGCCGCGAACCGGGTGAGGTCGTCGCAGAATTGCGTCGTCTGCTCGATGCCGGGTTCCGCGAGGTGATGCTGTCGGGCGTCAACCTGCGCCTGTACGGGCGCGACCTCTCCGGTGCGGGCGACTTCTGGGACCTGCTGCAACGGGTCGAACGCGAACTGGCCCCGGAGTGGGCCGGAAGGGCCCGCCTGCGCATCAGTTCCCTTGAGCCTGGGCAACTCGGGGTACATGCCCTCGACGTGCTCGGCGGGAGCAGGCTCGTCTGCCCGCAGTTGCATCTTTCGTTGCAGAGTGGCAGCCCCGATGTGCTTCGCCGTATGGGACGCGGGCACTACAGCCCTGCCCCCCTGCTTGATTTCTTGCGCGACCTCGGCGGAACATGGCCGGTCTTCGGCCTCGGTGCGGACATCCTGATGGGCTTTCCGGGCGAGAGCGAAGACGCATTCGCCGAGACGCTGGACTTCGTCCGTGCTTTGCCGCTCACATACGCCCACGTCTTTCCGTATTCGCGGCGTCCCGGCACTGTGGCGGCCTCTTTGCCGGAACACCTGCCGCAGGAGATACGCAAGGCACGTGCGGCGGCGGTACGTGACGTCGTGGCGCAGAAGCGGGCGGTCTTTGCCGAACGTCTTGCCGGGTTGCCTGCCCTTTCGGTGGTGCTTGACGGGGCGGGTGCACGCAAGGGAATATCAGAGTATTATGCCGAATGCCGGGTGCGCCGTGTGCCGCACGGGCATGACCACCGGGCCGTGCTGACTGTTCGCCCGGTGGGAGTGGAAGCCGGCTGCGTGGTCACCGAAGCCGTATAG
- a CDS encoding YicC/YloC family endoribonuclease: MLRSMTGFGRCFIEDAGWTQTWEVRSVNGRHLDVKWRLPMLLRGLEARFEKVLRRFGTRGRVDVTLSLQALGEGMQGVRFDAGQAGAMLDALSDLAASRGDTYAPDYNRLLGLTFLWEDAGAEPDEEMVAALEAGLAAALEDWNESREAEARALSRDMVSRLIRMDEWVSRIEERAPDIKEERFTLLRDRLSEALEGMGSSLEEGRFLQEMTLLADKLDVSEELTRLRAHLDRLRELLDGGGDAGKRLDFTLQECFREINTCGNKIQDAQISRLVVDFKNELEKCREQVQNIE, translated from the coding sequence ATGCTGCGCAGCATGACGGGCTTCGGCCGATGCTTCATTGAAGATGCGGGCTGGACGCAGACGTGGGAGGTTCGTAGCGTCAACGGGCGTCACCTCGATGTGAAGTGGCGTCTTCCCATGCTCCTGCGGGGGCTTGAGGCGCGTTTCGAGAAGGTGCTGCGCCGCTTCGGCACCCGTGGCAGGGTGGATGTGACCCTGTCGCTTCAGGCCCTCGGCGAGGGGATGCAGGGCGTGCGCTTCGACGCCGGACAGGCGGGTGCCATGCTCGACGCCCTGTCCGACCTTGCCGCCAGCCGGGGCGATACCTACGCGCCCGACTACAACCGGCTGCTGGGGCTGACCTTCCTGTGGGAGGACGCCGGGGCCGAACCCGATGAGGAGATGGTGGCTGCGCTCGAGGCGGGACTTGCCGCCGCGCTGGAGGACTGGAACGAATCGCGCGAGGCAGAGGCACGCGCCCTGTCGCGCGACATGGTGTCGCGGCTCATCCGCATGGACGAGTGGGTGTCGCGCATCGAGGAACGTGCCCCCGACATCAAGGAAGAGCGTTTCACGCTGCTGCGCGACCGTCTCTCTGAAGCGCTCGAGGGCATGGGCTCATCGCTGGAGGAAGGGCGCTTCCTGCAGGAGATGACCTTGCTCGCCGACAAGCTTGATGTCAGCGAGGAACTCACGCGGTTGCGCGCCCACCTCGACCGCCTGCGTGAACTGCTCGATGGCGGCGGCGATGCGGGCAAGCGGCTCGATTTCACGTTGCAGGAGTGCTTCCGCGAGATCAACACGTGCGGCAACAAGATTCAGGACGCGCAGATTTCGCGCCTTGTGGTCGATTTCAAGAACGAACTCGAAAAGTGCCGCGAACAGGTACAGAACATCGAATGA
- a CDS encoding DUF370 domain-containing protein: MTMQGNKLVNLGFGNFVVASRVVSIVDPDSSPMRRLREDARDQGRLIDVTQGRKTRSIIITDSNHVILSAIQTETMGQRFTQEDED, encoded by the coding sequence ATGACCATGCAGGGCAACAAGCTCGTCAATCTCGGTTTCGGCAACTTCGTGGTCGCCTCGCGCGTGGTGTCCATCGTGGACCCCGACTCATCGCCCATGAGGCGTCTGCGTGAGGATGCCCGCGACCAGGGGCGTCTCATCGACGTGACGCAGGGCCGCAAGACGCGCTCCATCATCATCACCGATTCGAATCATGTGATCCTCTCCGCCATACAGACGGAGACCATGGGCCAACGCTTCACGCAGGAGGACGAAGACTGA
- the gmk gene encoding guanylate kinase, with translation MGRERSGIVLVLCAPSGTGKTTLTRRLLTEFPRFAFSVSYTTRKPRNGEVDGKDYHFVTVEAFLRLRDAGFFAEWAEVHGNFYGTPLKATLDLLDEGRDVLFDIDVQGARQLRASLQRGRYVFIMPPSRDELEHRLRARGTDDEETIARRLANAAKELREARRFDAWIVNDDLERAYDELRAAYIEETLSPECRSAFLDGLLQGWND, from the coding sequence ATGGGTCGAGAACGCTCCGGCATCGTGCTGGTGCTGTGCGCCCCTTCGGGGACCGGCAAGACCACCCTGACCAGAAGGCTGCTGACGGAGTTTCCGCGTTTCGCCTTCTCGGTCTCCTACACCACGCGTAAACCCCGCAATGGCGAGGTGGACGGCAAGGACTACCATTTTGTCACCGTGGAGGCGTTCCTGCGCCTGCGCGACGCCGGATTCTTCGCCGAATGGGCCGAAGTGCACGGCAACTTCTACGGTACGCCCCTCAAAGCCACACTCGACCTTCTTGATGAAGGCCGCGACGTACTCTTCGACATCGACGTGCAAGGTGCGCGGCAGTTGCGTGCAAGCCTGCAACGCGGGCGCTACGTCTTCATCATGCCGCCATCGCGCGACGAACTCGAGCACAGGCTGAGGGCGCGCGGCACCGACGACGAGGAGACCATAGCCCGCCGTCTCGCCAACGCGGCCAAGGAACTGCGCGAGGCGCGCCGCTTCGATGCGTGGATAGTCAACGACGACCTCGAACGCGCCTACGATGAGTTGCGTGCCGCCTACATCGAGGAGACGCTGTCCCCGGAATGCCGTTCGGCGTTCCTTGACGGATTGCTGCAGGGGTGGAACGACTGA
- the pyrF gene encoding orotidine-5'-phosphate decarboxylase has product MAELVVALDFPAADVAVDMAGRLRGTAPWMKVGLELFCAAGPDVVRAVADLGFRVFLDLKFHDIPNTVRGAVRSAVRSGADMVNIHLMGGERMARAAVEGLHEGAQTTGSVPLLFGVTVLTSTAQGELPGISTDIGEYAASLAASGAAWGLNGVVCSGYEVESIKKRCGASFLCLTPGIRPGGGAGGDDQRRVMTPAQAVSAGSDYLVVGRPVTGAADPAAAARAIMAEMAAVRR; this is encoded by the coding sequence ATGGCCGAACTCGTTGTCGCACTGGATTTTCCCGCCGCAGACGTGGCGGTGGACATGGCAGGCAGACTCCGCGGCACCGCGCCGTGGATGAAGGTAGGCCTCGAACTCTTCTGCGCCGCAGGTCCCGATGTCGTGCGTGCCGTGGCAGACCTCGGCTTCAGGGTCTTTCTCGACCTCAAGTTCCACGACATCCCCAACACGGTGCGCGGTGCGGTGCGTTCGGCGGTGCGTTCCGGGGCGGACATGGTCAACATCCATCTCATGGGCGGCGAACGTATGGCCCGTGCCGCCGTGGAAGGTCTGCACGAGGGTGCCCAGACGACGGGTTCCGTACCGTTGCTCTTCGGGGTGACCGTGCTCACCAGCACCGCACAGGGTGAACTGCCGGGCATTTCGACGGACATAGGCGAGTACGCCGCCTCTCTCGCGGCATCCGGTGCTGCGTGGGGCTTGAACGGGGTCGTCTGTTCGGGGTATGAAGTGGAGAGCATCAAGAAGCGTTGCGGCGCATCGTTCCTGTGCCTCACTCCGGGCATCCGTCCCGGTGGCGGGGCAGGGGGTGACGACCAGCGCCGGGTGATGACACCCGCACAGGCGGTGTCCGCCGGTTCTGACTACCTCGTTGTGGGCAGGCCCGTGACTGGGGCTGCCGACCCCGCTGCCGCAGCGCGCGCCATCATGGCGGAGATGGCTGCGGTCAGGCGATAG
- a CDS encoding tetratricopeptide repeat protein: protein MTQTPVTLDQKVGEKRDRMRGVFSTQEIRKVGTGTTTRKTIQKSFWYVDEGDDGVIEVQPLNSNYVPSGPKRKIDRDELLDKFAPEPEFYVQTVFPKMRELNKTIARADRHRQKGETFSAEFEYNNALKVDEENVRANFGIGLTYLERGETDKADNIFERLVKLDAAFEEEHKHLFNEFGINLRKSKMYDQAVEYYGRALELSQGDENLHLNVARAYLEKQDFPHCLEHVLRALMINPAHEAGLKFLAWMEAKKLVPEDQRAAVAEAVARARSTGGTPASAANEG, encoded by the coding sequence ATGACACAGACGCCCGTAACCCTTGACCAGAAGGTCGGTGAGAAGCGCGACCGCATGCGGGGTGTCTTCTCGACGCAGGAGATAAGGAAGGTCGGCACGGGCACCACAACCCGCAAGACCATCCAGAAGTCGTTCTGGTACGTCGACGAGGGTGACGACGGTGTCATCGAGGTGCAGCCGCTGAACAGCAACTACGTGCCCTCCGGCCCCAAGCGCAAGATCGACCGTGACGAACTGCTCGACAAGTTCGCACCCGAGCCCGAGTTCTATGTCCAGACGGTCTTCCCGAAGATGCGTGAGCTCAACAAGACCATCGCCCGCGCCGACAGGCATCGCCAGAAGGGCGAGACGTTCAGTGCCGAGTTCGAATACAACAACGCCCTGAAGGTCGACGAGGAGAATGTACGCGCCAACTTCGGCATCGGCCTCACGTATCTCGAGCGCGGCGAGACGGACAAGGCGGACAACATCTTCGAGCGGCTGGTCAAACTGGATGCGGCGTTCGAGGAAGAGCACAAGCACCTTTTCAACGAGTTCGGCATCAACCTGCGCAAGAGCAAGATGTACGATCAGGCCGTGGAATACTATGGCAGGGCGCTTGAACTCTCACAGGGTGACGAGAACCTGCACCTCAACGTCGCCCGCGCCTATCTGGAGAAACAGGACTTTCCACATTGCCTCGAGCACGTCCTGCGTGCCCTCATGATCAACCCCGCCCATGAGGCCGGGCTCAAGTTCCTCGCCTGGATGGAGGCCAAGAAGCTGGTGCCCGAAGACCAGCGCGCCGCCGTCGCCGAGGCGGTCGCCCGTGCCCGCTCCACTGGCGGGACTCCCGCGTCTGCAGCGAACGAGGGCTGA
- a CDS encoding HDOD domain-containing protein — protein MTDAQGFLDELARKPPKLPFDPGLLREVLKLTSDDSRAPANRLAEVVGRDQALSTRLLRMANSAYYGLQSEVPSVQRAVAVLGMAEVRALILAVAASGIAGRRNLPATFDLSGYWRHQLCVAACCRMLARRVSPGEADVLYTAGLLHDIGKLLMAGLCPDAWQAVQALMAEEHLETAEAEERHWGLDHGVIGARLLSYWDLPPALTEPVNWHHAPQYAGAYERNARLLNLADRLLLMYERGDGVMPVTLADDLATFGLDAHVMAADLSVLLEGERIGQLVAHLAA, from the coding sequence ATGACCGATGCGCAGGGGTTTCTTGACGAACTGGCACGAAAGCCACCGAAGTTGCCGTTCGACCCGGGGTTGCTGCGCGAGGTGCTGAAGCTCACATCGGATGATTCCCGCGCCCCTGCCAACCGGCTGGCCGAAGTGGTGGGGCGCGATCAGGCCCTTTCCACACGGCTGCTGCGCATGGCCAATTCGGCCTATTACGGGCTCCAGTCGGAGGTACCGTCGGTGCAGCGGGCCGTGGCGGTGCTGGGCATGGCCGAGGTACGTGCCCTGATTCTCGCAGTGGCGGCCTCCGGCATCGCTGGCAGGCGCAATCTGCCAGCCACGTTCGACCTTTCCGGGTACTGGCGGCATCAGCTGTGTGTGGCGGCCTGCTGTCGCATGTTAGCCCGGCGCGTGTCTCCCGGTGAGGCCGATGTGCTCTACACTGCGGGGCTACTGCACGATATCGGCAAGCTGCTCATGGCGGGGCTGTGTCCTGACGCGTGGCAGGCGGTGCAGGCGCTCATGGCTGAAGAGCACCTTGAGACTGCCGAGGCAGAAGAGCGCCACTGGGGACTCGATCATGGCGTCATCGGTGCAAGGCTGCTGTCATACTGGGATCTTCCGCCCGCACTGACAGAACCCGTCAACTGGCATCATGCCCCGCAGTATGCGGGGGCTTACGAGCGCAACGCCCGGCTTCTCAACCTCGCCGACCGGCTTTTGCTGATGTACGAGCGCGGCGACGGGGTCATGCCTGTGACGCTGGCTGACGACCTTGCCACGTTCGGGCTCGATGCCCATGTCATGGCAGCGGACCTTTCGGTACTTCTCGAAGGCGAACGCATCGGGCAACTCGTCGCCCATCTCGCCGCATAA